A genome region from Labilibaculum antarcticum includes the following:
- the pnp gene encoding polyribonucleotide nucleotidyltransferase → MKVIEKIIDLGDGRSITIETGKLAKQADGAVVVKMGKTMLLATVVSSKDAKADVDFMPLSVEYKEKYSALGRFPGGFMKREGRPSDYEILICRLVDRALRPLFPADYHAETFVVINLISVDANDMPDALAGLAASAALAVSDVPFAEPISEVRVARIDGKMMINPGREELATADLDMIIAATMDNIMMVEGEMSEVSEAEMLEAIKFGHEAIKVQCQVQIELAELTGKTVKREYCHETNDEELRQLIVDKTYAKVLAVARLQNPNKHERSASFAAVKEEFIAEYSEGKEASDINKSLIGRYYHDVEKDAVREMVLEDRVRLDGRKTNEIRPIWSEVDYLPGAHGSAIFTRGETQSLTSVTLGTKLDEKLVDDVLYRGKEKFVLHYNFPSFSTGDARPNRGISRREVGHGNLAFRALKGMIPKDSPYAIRVVSDILESNGSSSMATVCAGTLALMDAGIKIKNPVTGIAMGLISTKGAEKYAVLSDILGDEDHLGDMDFKVTGTKDGITATQMDIKVDGLPYEVLAQALDQAREGRLHILGKIEETIAAPREDLKPHAPRIVSMEIPKEMIGAVIGPGGKIIQEIQESTGAVLVIEEIDNKGVIDISANNKEAIDAALARIKGIVAIPEVGEIYKGKVKSIVAFGAFVEVLPGKDGLLHISEIEHRRLNTVDEVLKEGQIIEVKLIEVDAKSGKLKLSRKALLPKPEKDEK, encoded by the coding sequence ATGAAAGTGATTGAAAAAATAATTGATTTAGGTGATGGAAGGTCCATCACAATTGAAACAGGGAAGTTAGCGAAACAGGCTGATGGAGCTGTTGTAGTTAAAATGGGTAAGACCATGTTGTTGGCTACTGTTGTGTCTTCAAAAGATGCAAAAGCTGATGTTGATTTTATGCCTTTATCGGTAGAATACAAGGAGAAATATAGTGCTTTAGGCAGATTCCCTGGAGGTTTCATGAAACGTGAAGGTAGACCTTCGGATTATGAAATTCTTATTTGTCGTCTTGTGGATCGTGCTCTACGTCCATTATTCCCTGCAGATTACCACGCAGAAACTTTTGTTGTAATTAACCTTATTTCGGTTGATGCAAATGATATGCCTGACGCTCTTGCTGGTTTAGCCGCATCTGCAGCGCTTGCTGTTTCTGATGTGCCGTTTGCAGAACCAATTTCTGAAGTTCGTGTTGCCCGAATTGATGGCAAAATGATGATTAATCCAGGTCGTGAAGAATTAGCTACTGCTGATCTTGATATGATTATTGCGGCTACCATGGATAACATCATGATGGTTGAAGGTGAAATGTCTGAAGTTTCTGAAGCTGAAATGTTAGAAGCTATCAAATTCGGTCATGAAGCTATTAAAGTTCAATGTCAGGTTCAAATTGAGTTGGCTGAACTAACAGGTAAAACTGTAAAAAGAGAATATTGTCACGAAACTAACGATGAAGAACTTCGTCAGTTAATCGTGGATAAAACATATGCTAAGGTATTAGCAGTTGCAAGATTACAGAATCCAAATAAGCACGAACGTTCTGCTTCATTTGCTGCTGTAAAAGAAGAATTTATTGCTGAATATTCAGAAGGCAAAGAGGCTTCAGATATTAACAAATCTTTGATTGGTCGTTACTATCACGATGTAGAAAAAGATGCCGTTAGAGAAATGGTTTTAGAAGATCGTGTACGTTTAGATGGTCGTAAAACCAACGAAATTCGCCCAATTTGGTCTGAAGTTGATTATTTACCAGGTGCTCATGGTTCTGCAATATTTACCAGAGGTGAAACTCAATCATTAACTTCGGTTACTTTAGGTACTAAGTTGGATGAGAAATTGGTAGATGATGTATTGTACAGAGGAAAAGAGAAATTTGTACTTCATTATAATTTCCCTTCATTCTCAACTGGAGATGCCCGTCCAAACCGTGGTATTAGCCGTAGAGAAGTAGGTCACGGTAATTTGGCTTTTAGAGCGTTAAAAGGAATGATTCCTAAAGATTCTCCATATGCTATTCGTGTTGTTTCTGATATTTTAGAATCTAATGGTTCATCATCAATGGCTACTGTATGTGCAGGAACATTGGCGTTAATGGATGCAGGTATTAAAATTAAAAATCCGGTAACAGGTATTGCTATGGGATTGATCTCTACCAAAGGGGCTGAGAAATATGCTGTATTGTCTGATATTCTTGGTGATGAAGATCATTTAGGTGATATGGACTTTAAAGTAACTGGTACTAAAGATGGTATTACAGCGACTCAAATGGATATTAAAGTTGACGGACTTCCTTATGAAGTGTTAGCTCAAGCATTGGATCAGGCAAGAGAAGGTCGTCTTCATATTTTAGGTAAAATAGAAGAGACAATTGCTGCACCAAGAGAAGACTTGAAACCTCACGCTCCTCGTATTGTGTCAATGGAAATTCCAAAAGAGATGATTGGTGCGGTAATCGGACCAGGTGGAAAAATTATTCAAGAAATTCAAGAATCAACAGGTGCTGTTTTGGTTATTGAGGAAATTGACAATAAAGGTGTTATCGATATTTCTGCTAATAATAAAGAAGCAATTGATGCGGCTTTAGCTCGTATTAAGGGTATTGTAGCTATTCCTGAAGTGGGAGAAATCTATAAAGGGAAAGTGAAATCAATAGTTGCTTTTGGTGCTTTTGTTGAAGTTCTTCCAGGAAAAGATGGTTTACTTCATATTTCGGAAATAGAACACAGAAGATTAAATACAGTTGATGAAGTTTTGAAAGAAGGTCAGATTATTGAAGTGAAACTTATTGAAGTTGATGCTAAATCTGGTAAATTAAAACTTTCTAGAAAAGCTTTGTTACCAAAGCCTGAGAAAGACGAAAAATAG
- the thpR gene encoding RNA 2',3'-cyclic phosphodiesterase — protein MNTKRIFVAIKINNTDQINDLFRKVEFDLFEESIKWVDKNGLHITLLFLGSTDVSEIVKVNSKLNKIGNQFAPFRMNLKSMGAFPSMDHPRILWMGINSDSSLFDLQKIILNDLLKKGTIEHSKYTPHLTIGRIKGGVKNPEKVKECLLKLKDWQDSELLITEFVLMESVLTQQGPIYKVLENFSLNRSRGS, from the coding sequence ATGAATACGAAACGTATATTTGTTGCAATAAAGATAAATAATACTGATCAAATTAATGATCTTTTTCGAAAAGTTGAATTTGATTTATTTGAAGAAAGTATAAAATGGGTCGATAAAAACGGACTTCATATTACGCTTCTTTTTCTGGGATCGACAGATGTGTCTGAAATTGTAAAGGTTAACAGCAAATTGAATAAGATTGGGAATCAATTTGCTCCTTTTCGGATGAATTTAAAATCTATGGGAGCTTTTCCCTCAATGGATCATCCCAGAATACTATGGATGGGAATTAATTCCGACTCGAGCTTATTTGACCTGCAAAAGATAATTTTGAATGATCTTCTTAAAAAAGGCACTATCGAGCATTCTAAGTATACACCTCATTTGACCATTGGTCGAATTAAAGGAGGGGTTAAGAATCCGGAAAAGGTAAAGGAATGTCTTCTGAAATTGAAAGATTGGCAGGATAGTGAGCTTCTAATTACTGAATTTGTTCTGATGGAGAGTGTTCTTACTCAACAAGGGCCAATTTATAAAGTTTTGGAAAATTTTAGTCTGAATAGATCGCGGGGGTCTTAG
- a CDS encoding RNA methyltransferase, which produces MRKLKNSELNRKSIDEFKESEKTPIIIVLDNVRSLNNIGSVFRTSDALLVEAVYLCGITATPPHRELHKTALGAEDSVHWEYFDKTEDATAKLKSNGFDVYSVEQAENSTSLEDFKVDTSKKYALVFGNEVKGVQQNIVSQSEGCIEIPQFGTKHSFNVSVSCGIVLWDIFSKLNHHKK; this is translated from the coding sequence ATGAGAAAACTAAAGAATAGTGAATTAAACCGAAAGAGTATTGATGAGTTTAAAGAGTCTGAAAAGACTCCTATTATAATCGTATTGGATAATGTAAGAAGCCTGAACAACATTGGTTCTGTTTTTCGTACATCGGATGCGCTTTTGGTTGAAGCGGTTTATCTTTGTGGAATTACTGCTACTCCTCCTCACCGGGAATTGCACAAAACGGCTTTAGGGGCTGAGGATTCTGTTCACTGGGAGTATTTTGACAAGACTGAAGATGCGACAGCGAAATTAAAAAGTAATGGATTTGACGTTTACTCGGTTGAACAAGCTGAAAACAGCACTTCTTTGGAGGATTTTAAAGTAGACACTTCAAAGAAATATGCTTTGGTTTTTGGAAATGAGGTAAAAGGGGTTCAGCAGAATATTGTCAGCCAATCGGAAGGCTGTATCGAGATCCCTCAGTTTGGGACAAAACACTCTTTTAATGTATCGGTAAGTTGCGGTATTGTTCTTTGGGATATTTTCTCGAAACTAAACCATCACAAGAAATAA
- the elbB gene encoding isoprenoid biosynthesis glyoxalase ElbB gives MNSKKNFAVVLAGSGVYDGSEIHEATLALYSISKNGGSYQIFAPNVNQHHVINHITGKEMPETRNVLVEAARIARGNIKDLKEFSADEFDAILFPGGFGVAKNLCSFAFSGADCQVNPDVESAIKAMHKAKKPIGALCIAPALIAKVLGEVEVTIGHDEGTAEAISKMGATHVATTHGEIVFDKENKIVTTPCYMLDATIAQIGDGADNVVKTIMAL, from the coding sequence ATGAATTCAAAGAAAAATTTTGCAGTTGTTCTAGCCGGTTCCGGTGTTTATGACGGTTCTGAAATTCATGAAGCAACCTTAGCCTTATATTCTATTTCGAAAAACGGAGGAAGCTATCAGATTTTTGCCCCAAACGTGAATCAACATCATGTAATTAACCATATTACAGGAAAAGAGATGCCTGAAACAAGAAATGTATTGGTTGAAGCTGCTCGTATTGCACGAGGAAATATCAAAGATTTAAAAGAATTCTCGGCCGATGAGTTTGATGCTATTCTTTTTCCCGGCGGATTTGGGGTCGCAAAAAACCTGTGCTCTTTTGCTTTTTCAGGTGCCGACTGTCAGGTAAATCCTGATGTTGAATCAGCCATAAAGGCAATGCACAAAGCAAAAAAGCCAATCGGGGCCTTATGCATTGCTCCTGCCCTTATCGCAAAAGTATTGGGTGAGGTTGAAGTAACTATTGGACACGATGAAGGAACAGCTGAAGCAATTTCTAAAATGGGAGCAACTCATGTTGCCACAACTCATGGTGAAATAGTATTTGACAAAGAGAATAAAATTGTGACAACACCTTGCTATATGCTTGATGCAACTATTGCACAAATTGGTGATGGTGCAGACAATGTAGTTAAAACGATTATGGCATTATAA
- a CDS encoding MBL fold metallo-hydrolase — protein MITIETFVFNHWQENTYILHDETGEAVLIDCGVFFEDEGTKLINFVKKKGIKLVKQLNTHLHIDHVLGNQFMKDQFGLLTEAHKDDEFLLAEAPNHAVRLGLENVVEPPPVGKLIKEGDLIKFGNSELKVIHVPGHSPGHIVFYNEKQKFLIAGDVLFRESIGRTDLPYGNYDQLIEGIKTKLLVLDDDVSVYPGHGPATSIGHERSKNLFLKGLS, from the coding sequence ATGATTACGATAGAAACATTTGTGTTTAATCACTGGCAGGAAAATACATACATATTACACGACGAAACCGGAGAAGCAGTATTGATTGACTGTGGTGTTTTCTTTGAAGACGAAGGGACTAAGTTGATCAATTTTGTGAAGAAGAAAGGAATAAAATTGGTAAAGCAATTGAATACTCATTTGCATATCGATCATGTGTTGGGGAATCAATTCATGAAGGATCAGTTTGGATTGCTTACTGAAGCTCATAAGGATGATGAGTTTTTATTGGCTGAAGCTCCTAATCACGCAGTTCGATTGGGATTGGAAAATGTGGTGGAACCACCTCCGGTTGGTAAGCTGATCAAGGAGGGAGACCTTATTAAATTTGGAAATTCGGAGTTGAAAGTTATTCATGTTCCCGGACATTCTCCCGGACATATCGTATTCTACAATGAGAAGCAGAAATTTTTAATTGCAGGGGATGTTTTGTTCCGTGAAAGTATTGGGCGAACAGACTTACCATACGGCAATTACGACCAATTGATTGAAGGAATCAAAACCAAACTGCTGGTTCTTGACGATGATGTTAGTGTTTATCCTGGTCATGGCCCGGCTACGTCTATTGGACATGAAAGATCTAAGAATTTGTTTTTAAAAGGGTTGAGTTAA
- a CDS encoding DUF4294 domain-containing protein, producing the protein MDMAKWFKIGLVIFFAFAGSASAEELRNIHSIAQQDTVVFLDSNLHVNLDEVKILRYKKRRRKHYQNTRQYWRTVRNIRIVYPYAEAATKTIENLTKELEGIESKKLRRKLIRKEYNGLMKDYKRPLMKLRISQGKLLMKLVDRETGNTSYNHLKELKGSFTAIFWQSVATIFGSSLKAEYDPLGDDWMIEEILDRMKSGELPPPGKLPMRRIN; encoded by the coding sequence ATGGATATGGCAAAATGGTTTAAAATAGGCTTGGTGATTTTTTTTGCTTTTGCAGGCTCGGCATCAGCAGAGGAGTTGCGCAATATTCACTCAATTGCACAACAAGACACTGTAGTTTTTCTTGATAGCAATTTGCATGTTAATCTCGACGAGGTTAAAATTCTACGCTACAAAAAAAGGAGACGAAAGCATTACCAAAATACAAGGCAATACTGGCGCACAGTACGAAATATTCGGATCGTTTATCCATACGCCGAAGCGGCTACCAAAACCATTGAGAATTTGACTAAAGAATTGGAAGGAATCGAAAGCAAGAAGCTACGCCGTAAGCTGATCCGAAAAGAATACAATGGACTGATGAAAGATTACAAAAGGCCTCTAATGAAACTGAGAATTTCGCAAGGCAAATTGTTGATGAAATTAGTCGATCGGGAAACTGGAAATACCAGCTACAATCATTTAAAAGAATTAAAAGGATCGTTTACAGCAATATTCTGGCAATCGGTGGCTACTATATTTGGTTCATCGCTAAAAGCGGAATACGATCCTTTGGGCGACGATTGGATGATTGAGGAAATACTGGATCGGATGAAGAGTGGCGAATTGCCGCCTCCAGGGAAATTACCTATGAGGAGAATCAATTGA
- a CDS encoding tetratricopeptide repeat protein: MKRSKVISLASLLLSVVVLSSCAGLSKMKKEASNIKYQVTPEVLEAHADMVDVKITVNIPAKYFNKNVVLVATPVLKFESGEKAFPSKTLQGEKVQGNNTVVPYETGKTITYTGKIPYEQAMRISDLEVRMVGSKGDKSQEFEPYKVADGVIATATLVQNAPRNIVGKDAFQRVIAESKDADLHYLINSSQVRWSEMNAEDIAALKVYLDAAKKDEKKEYKGVEVSAYASPDGKQDFNEKLANNREGSSSKFIKKEMKKAKMDEYTSDDFFKSNVTPEDWAGFQELMKASNIQDKELILRVLSMYSDPEVREKEIRNISAAFDEVKKEVLPKLRRAKFVVNVDLIGKTDAELKSLVMSNPSELNAEELLYAATLVESADDKLAVYETAKKQFPKDWRGYNDAGMILFGMDKVSEAKTNFDKADQLSANNPVVKNNLGAVELVNGNVSEAEVLFGAATGAGNEVNYNLGIVAVKKAQYDTAVKQFGECTAANAALANILVGKYNVALDKLNANTSDDAIVYYLKAVVGARTDNNNLVFTNLETAIAKDASLKATAKTDMEFAKVFEDAKFKAIVE; the protein is encoded by the coding sequence ATGAAAAGATCAAAGGTTATTTCCCTAGCTTCTTTGCTATTGTCAGTTGTAGTTCTTTCGAGCTGTGCTGGATTAAGCAAAATGAAGAAAGAAGCAAGTAACATCAAGTATCAAGTGACTCCTGAAGTTTTGGAAGCTCATGCAGATATGGTTGATGTAAAAATCACAGTTAATATTCCTGCAAAGTATTTCAACAAGAATGTTGTTTTAGTTGCAACTCCGGTTCTAAAATTCGAATCAGGAGAGAAGGCTTTTCCTTCAAAAACTTTGCAAGGTGAAAAAGTTCAAGGAAACAACACAGTAGTTCCTTACGAAACAGGTAAAACAATCACTTACACTGGCAAAATTCCTTACGAACAAGCAATGAGAATTTCTGACCTTGAAGTAAGAATGGTTGGTAGTAAAGGTGACAAGTCTCAGGAATTTGAGCCTTATAAAGTTGCTGATGGCGTTATCGCTACTGCTACTTTGGTTCAAAATGCTCCACGTAACATTGTTGGAAAAGATGCTTTCCAAAGAGTTATTGCAGAAAGCAAAGATGCCGATCTTCATTACTTGATCAACAGTTCTCAAGTTCGTTGGTCAGAAATGAATGCTGAAGATATTGCTGCTCTTAAAGTATATTTAGATGCTGCTAAAAAGGATGAGAAAAAAGAATACAAAGGTGTTGAAGTTTCTGCTTATGCATCTCCTGATGGAAAGCAAGATTTTAATGAGAAACTAGCTAACAACCGTGAAGGTTCTTCTTCTAAGTTCATCAAGAAGGAAATGAAGAAAGCTAAAATGGATGAGTATACTTCTGATGATTTCTTCAAAAGTAATGTAACTCCAGAAGATTGGGCTGGATTCCAAGAATTAATGAAAGCTTCAAACATTCAAGATAAAGAGTTGATCTTACGTGTTCTTTCTATGTACTCAGATCCTGAAGTACGTGAAAAAGAAATCAGAAATATTTCTGCTGCTTTTGACGAAGTGAAAAAAGAAGTACTTCCTAAATTGAGAAGAGCTAAATTTGTAGTTAACGTTGATCTAATTGGAAAAACTGATGCTGAATTGAAATCTCTTGTAATGAGTAATCCTTCTGAATTAAATGCTGAAGAATTATTATATGCTGCTACTTTAGTAGAATCTGCTGATGATAAATTGGCTGTTTACGAAACTGCTAAAAAGCAATTTCCTAAAGACTGGAGAGGTTATAATGATGCAGGTATGATCTTGTTCGGAATGGATAAAGTATCTGAAGCTAAAACTAACTTCGATAAAGCAGATCAACTTTCTGCTAACAACCCTGTTGTTAAAAACAACTTAGGAGCTGTTGAGTTAGTTAACGGTAATGTAAGCGAAGCTGAAGTTCTTTTTGGTGCTGCAACTGGTGCTGGAAACGAAGTGAATTACAACTTAGGTATCGTTGCTGTTAAAAAAGCACAATATGATACTGCTGTTAAGCAATTCGGTGAGTGTACTGCTGCTAATGCTGCATTGGCTAACATCCTTGTTGGAAAATACAATGTTGCTTTAGACAAGCTAAATGCTAACACTAGCGATGATGCTATCGTTTATTACTTGAAAGCTGTAGTTGGTGCAAGAACTGATAACAATAATCTTGTTTTCACAAATCTTGAAACAGCTATTGCTAAAGATGCTTCATTAAAAGCGACTGCAAAAACTGATATGGAATTTGCTAAAGTTTTTGAAGATGCTAAATTCAAAGCTATTGTAGAGTAA
- the ggt gene encoding gamma-glutamyltransferase produces the protein MKKSFLLCLLSIFAISIFSQDRVTGLNFASRSEVIAQNGMACTSQPLATQVALDILKAGGNAIDAAIAANATLGLMEPTGNGIGGDIFVILWDAKTKKLYGLNGSGRSPKSLSLEYFQKNNFTSIPSFGALPVSVPGCVDGWFTMHDRFGKMDMEQILSPAIQYARNGFPVSELIAYYMNASASRLKNYKGFAETYMPNGKMPQKGDIFKNPFLANTLEKIAKGGRDAFYKGDIAKTIAKYMKEQGGFLSYDDLAAHKSEWVDPVSINYRGYDVWELPPNGQGTAALQMLNILEEYDIAKMGFGSSDYLHTFIEAKKLAFEDRAKYYCDPDFSKIPLKELISKEYALERKALIDPNKSAKSYPAGELEQGNTIYLTVADKEGNMVSLIQSNYRGMGSGMTPDGLGFVLQDRGELFSLEEGHANVFEPGKRPFHTIIPAFITKDGKPFISFGLMGGAMQPQGHAQIVVNLIDFKMNLQEAGDAARIRHDGSSQPTGGKMTDGGWVNLESGISYQSIRELMEKGHKIKYDMGGYGGYQAILYDEERGVYFGASESRKDGQAAGY, from the coding sequence ATGAAAAAGTCTTTTCTTCTCTGCTTACTATCAATCTTCGCGATTTCAATATTTTCTCAAGACCGGGTTACCGGATTAAATTTTGCAAGCCGATCTGAAGTTATTGCGCAAAACGGGATGGCTTGTACGAGTCAGCCGTTAGCCACTCAAGTTGCACTTGATATACTAAAAGCCGGAGGAAATGCAATTGATGCGGCTATTGCTGCCAATGCCACACTGGGTTTAATGGAACCTACAGGAAACGGAATTGGCGGTGATATTTTTGTTATTCTGTGGGATGCTAAAACAAAAAAATTATATGGTTTAAACGGAAGTGGCCGATCTCCCAAATCACTCAGTCTGGAATATTTCCAAAAAAATAATTTCACCTCTATTCCATCCTTTGGAGCATTACCCGTATCTGTTCCTGGTTGTGTAGATGGATGGTTTACCATGCACGATAGATTTGGAAAAATGGATATGGAACAAATTCTATCTCCCGCCATTCAATACGCCCGAAATGGTTTTCCTGTGAGCGAATTGATCGCCTACTACATGAATGCCAGCGCGAGCAGATTAAAAAATTACAAAGGATTTGCCGAAACTTATATGCCTAATGGTAAAATGCCACAAAAGGGTGATATTTTCAAGAACCCCTTTTTAGCAAATACATTGGAGAAAATTGCCAAAGGCGGTCGCGATGCATTCTACAAAGGTGATATTGCCAAAACCATTGCAAAATACATGAAAGAGCAAGGAGGTTTTCTTTCTTACGATGATTTGGCCGCACACAAATCGGAATGGGTTGATCCGGTATCAATAAATTACCGAGGCTATGATGTTTGGGAACTACCACCCAACGGACAAGGCACAGCCGCACTTCAAATGCTAAATATTCTTGAAGAATATGACATAGCAAAAATGGGTTTTGGAAGCAGTGATTACCTGCACACTTTTATTGAAGCTAAAAAACTTGCCTTCGAGGATAGAGCAAAGTACTACTGCGATCCTGATTTTTCGAAAATCCCATTAAAAGAATTGATTTCGAAAGAATATGCACTTGAAAGAAAAGCTTTAATTGATCCCAACAAATCAGCGAAAAGCTATCCTGCCGGTGAACTGGAACAAGGCAATACCATTTACCTGACTGTGGCTGATAAAGAGGGGAACATGGTTTCTTTAATACAAAGCAACTACCGAGGCATGGGTTCAGGAATGACGCCTGATGGTTTGGGTTTTGTTTTGCAGGACAGAGGCGAATTATTTAGCTTGGAAGAAGGACATGCCAATGTATTCGAACCTGGTAAACGTCCTTTTCACACAATTATTCCAGCCTTTATTACTAAAGATGGCAAGCCCTTTATCAGTTTTGGATTAATGGGCGGTGCCATGCAACCCCAGGGTCATGCTCAAATTGTTGTTAATTTAATTGATTTTAAAATGAATCTGCAAGAGGCTGGCGACGCAGCAAGAATTCGCCATGATGGTTCGTCACAACCAACCGGAGGGAAAATGACAGATGGTGGATGGGTAAATTTGGAATCGGGAATATCTTATCAAAGTATTCGTGAGCTGATGGAAAAAGGACACAAAATAAAATATGACATGGGCGGATATGGTGGCTACCAAGCCATTCTTTACGATGAAGAAAGAGGGGTATATTTTGGTGCCTCGGAATCGAGAAAAGATGGACAGGCTGCTGGATATTAA
- a CDS encoding arginine deiminase yields the protein MTKFVELNVRSEIGELEGVILHTPGSEVENMTPENAERALYSDILNLSVARDEYKQLTGVLSEISETYQVKDLLANVLADDKIKEVIIDKICAMEPQISVKGNTHCIKDLLLEQNPMDLASLLIEGVPLKRDNLTKFMSKERYAIRPLHNFFFTRDASMSVLDEVLIGKMASSVRDRESLIMQAIFDYTPGFKTKTVNPIDNPAMDPNCTIEGGDLLIARDDIMIIGNGTRTSTQGIDFILAQLLCQKEKKQRHLLIQELPSHPESFIHLDMVFTLLDVDKCMVYEPLIIRPNKYQTVHITIENGKVVSIKHENNLLQALKKLGMDLKPIYCGGNGDPWNQEREQWHSGANFFAVGPGKVIGYGRNIYTMEEMNKNGFEILRAKDIIRHKVELSDYDKYVITLEGSELPRGGGGARCMTMPVRRKPVNW from the coding sequence ATGACAAAATTTGTCGAATTAAATGTTAGATCGGAGATCGGAGAATTAGAAGGTGTAATCCTTCATACTCCTGGTTCGGAAGTTGAAAACATGACTCCCGAAAATGCAGAAAGAGCCCTTTACAGTGATATTTTAAATTTATCGGTTGCAAGGGATGAATACAAACAGTTGACTGGTGTTCTATCAGAAATTTCAGAAACCTATCAGGTTAAAGATTTATTGGCCAATGTTCTTGCAGACGATAAAATAAAAGAGGTAATTATCGACAAGATATGTGCGATGGAACCTCAAATTAGTGTGAAAGGGAATACCCACTGCATTAAAGATCTTTTGCTGGAACAGAACCCAATGGATCTGGCTTCTTTACTAATTGAAGGGGTGCCCTTAAAAAGAGATAACCTGACCAAATTTATGAGTAAGGAACGTTATGCGATTCGTCCATTGCACAATTTTTTCTTTACAAGAGATGCATCAATGTCGGTTTTGGATGAGGTTCTTATTGGCAAAATGGCCAGTTCGGTTCGAGATAGGGAATCTTTAATTATGCAGGCGATTTTTGATTATACTCCTGGTTTTAAAACCAAAACGGTTAATCCTATCGATAATCCTGCCATGGATCCAAATTGCACGATTGAAGGTGGTGATTTACTAATCGCCCGCGATGACATCATGATTATTGGTAACGGAACCCGTACTTCAACTCAGGGTATTGACTTTATTTTGGCTCAGTTACTTTGTCAGAAAGAAAAGAAACAACGCCATTTATTGATTCAAGAGTTACCTAGTCATCCTGAATCGTTCATTCATTTGGATATGGTGTTTACGCTTTTGGATGTTGATAAATGTATGGTTTACGAACCATTAATTATTCGTCCGAACAAATACCAAACGGTTCATATCACAATCGAAAACGGTAAAGTTGTTTCTATTAAACATGAGAACAATCTTCTTCAGGCCTTGAAAAAACTAGGCATGGATTTGAAACCAATTTATTGTGGTGGAAATGGTGATCCTTGGAATCAGGAAAGAGAGCAATGGCACAGTGGTGCTAACTTTTTTGCTGTAGGTCCGGGTAAAGTTATTGGCTATGGTCGAAATATTTACACCATGGAAGAGATGAACAAAAATGGATTCGAGATTCTTCGTGCTAAAGACATTATTCGTCATAAAGTTGAACTTTCGGATTACGATAAATATGTAATTACCCTTGAGGGATCGGAATTACCGCGTGGTGGTGGTGGTGCACGTTGCATGACTATGCCGGTTCGCCGTAAACCTGTTAATTGGTAA
- a CDS encoding deoxynucleoside kinase, producing MDYKFIVIEGNIGAGKTSLSHKIAEEYNAKLILEQFANNPFLPKFYEDPEKYSFPLEMSFLADRYNQLKRELGERDLFKSFTIADYYFMKSLIFSKQTLKDDEYNLYRQFFHIIYNSLVKPDLYVYLHSNVDKLLTNIKSRGREYEQEISVDYLQKIQDSYFEFFKQQQELSFLIIDTNNIDFVNNTTDYAKVSKAIFDCDCKKGINRIIL from the coding sequence ATGGATTATAAGTTTATCGTAATCGAAGGGAATATTGGTGCAGGGAAGACCTCACTCTCACATAAAATCGCTGAAGAGTATAATGCAAAACTAATTTTGGAACAGTTTGCAAATAATCCTTTTTTGCCAAAATTTTATGAGGATCCGGAGAAATATTCATTTCCCCTCGAGATGTCTTTTCTTGCAGATCGATACAATCAATTAAAAAGAGAATTAGGCGAGAGAGATTTGTTTAAATCCTTTACCATAGCAGATTATTACTTCATGAAATCATTGATTTTTTCGAAGCAAACGCTTAAGGATGATGAGTATAATCTATATCGGCAGTTTTTCCACATTATTTATAATTCTTTAGTCAAACCCGATTTGTATGTCTACCTTCATTCCAATGTAGACAAGCTGTTAACCAACATAAAAAGCAGAGGTAGAGAGTATGAACAAGAAATTTCAGTAGACTATTTACAAAAAATACAGGATAGCTATTTCGAGTTTTTTAAGCAGCAACAAGAGCTTAGTTTTCTGATAATTGACACAAATAATATCGATTTCGTTAATAATACAACTGATTATGCGAAAGTTTCAAAGGCTATTTTTGACTGTGATTGTAAAAAGGGGATAAATAGAATCATTCTTTGA